The genomic interval GGTGCTGGCCCGTGGTCAGCCAGAGCAGCAGCCGAAAGAGCACGTCGGCCGCCGGGTGGACCACCAGCGCCCGATGCGCCAGCCCCCGATGCAGGTAGATCGAGGTGGCGATGACCGCGAGCTGGGTGAGGGCGATGGTGATGAAGGCAACCGTGAGGGCTTGAGTCAGCACAGGAATCTCCTCTTGTGTGAGCGCCGGTGGCGGCGCCGGTGACGGCAAGGCTGTCTGTGTACTACAACAATAGTACACACGGACACCCACGTCAAGACGGAACTCCAGGGGCCTCCACGGACGACCGGCTACCTGTCACGGCCCCTCGGCGGGCTCGCCGCCCGGCGCGGCCTTCGTGATCGCCCGGGCCCTTTCGCGAGGCGAGACCCCCTGCCCCGCGAGCGGACCGGCGCCCCGGCGGTCGGGCAGGATCAGCTACCGTATTCCATGATGTAGAGTCACGGAGCTCAGGCGGCGAGGAAGTGGGGAACCGCGATGTGGCCCAGCACGGCGTGGGGATCCTGCAAGAGCTTCCACATCGCCCACTCGTCTTCGGTCTTGAGGTTCACACCGAGGTGGGCGCCGAGCTTGCGGCCGTGCAGCATCACGCGCTCGCCGATCGGCCGCCGCACGCCCTCGAACTGCGCGAGTTCCGCGTCGATGTCGGCGCCGTGAGCCCCGAGCGCATCCGCCAGAGCCCGAGCGTCCTCCGCCGCCTTCGACACGCCGAACCCCATGTGCGGCCGGCCGACCGATGCGGCATCGCCGATCAGCACGACGCGGCCGAGCACCATCCGAGGTGACGCCAGGTCGTAAATCGGCGTGAAGACCTCCCAGCCAACCCGGCGAAGCAGCGCCGCCGTGAACAACCCGGACATCGACCCGCCGATCACGATGGCGCGTCGACCGACTCTCCGGGAGCCTCGGGCGGCGCT from Candidatus Methylomirabilota bacterium carries:
- a CDS encoding FAD-dependent monooxygenase, which codes for MIGGSMSGLFTAALLRRVGWEVFTPIYDLASPRMVLGRVVLIGDAASVGRPHMGFGVSKAAEDARALADALGAHGADIDAELAQFEGVRRPIGERVMLHGRKLGAHLGVNLKTEDEWAMWKLLQDPHAVLGHIAVPHFLAA